From Cognatishimia sp. WU-CL00825, a single genomic window includes:
- a CDS encoding branched-chain amino acid ABC transporter permease: MFYREAGDFKTSYAEDNQTFPIKFDRYRYYAVMFAAFAVVPFLINDYWVNAIFLPFLIYSIAAIGLNILVGYCGQVSLGTGGFMAVGAYACYKLMTSFPEVSIFFHVILAGGVTALVCILFGLPSLRIKGFYLAVATLAAQFFLVWLFNRVPWFYNYSASGQINSPERTVFGIAVTGPHTSAWATYLFCLVFLTACALIGRNLTRGMVGRKWMAIRDMDIAAEIIGVNPLKAKISAFGVSGFFVGISGALLFAVYLGAAEAGDSFGINKSFLVLFMIIIGGLGSIFGSFAGAAFLVLLPVLLKNVLVGVLGWPTDMAAHLEFIIVGGLIITFLILEPHGLAQLWRVAKEKLRLWPFPH; this comes from the coding sequence ATGTTCTATCGTGAAGCGGGCGATTTCAAAACGTCTTACGCCGAAGACAACCAGACGTTCCCGATCAAATTTGATCGCTATCGTTACTATGCAGTGATGTTTGCGGCCTTTGCTGTCGTGCCATTCCTGATCAACGACTATTGGGTCAACGCAATCTTCTTGCCCTTCCTGATCTATTCCATCGCAGCCATTGGCCTGAATATTCTGGTTGGGTATTGTGGTCAGGTCAGCCTGGGCACCGGTGGCTTTATGGCAGTAGGCGCCTATGCCTGCTACAAGTTGATGACCAGTTTCCCCGAAGTCAGCATCTTTTTTCACGTCATACTCGCGGGCGGTGTCACCGCCTTGGTCTGTATCCTGTTTGGCCTGCCGTCGTTGCGCATCAAAGGGTTTTACCTTGCGGTGGCTACCCTTGCGGCACAGTTTTTTCTGGTCTGGTTGTTCAATCGCGTGCCGTGGTTTTACAACTATTCAGCTTCAGGTCAGATCAACTCGCCAGAACGCACCGTCTTTGGCATCGCAGTCACGGGTCCGCATACCTCGGCTTGGGCAACCTATTTGTTCTGCTTGGTGTTCCTGACCGCCTGCGCTTTGATTGGCCGCAACCTGACGCGCGGCATGGTTGGCCGTAAATGGATGGCCATTCGCGACATGGATATTGCGGCCGAAATCATTGGGGTGAACCCACTTAAGGCCAAAATCTCTGCCTTTGGTGTCTCAGGCTTCTTTGTCGGCATCTCCGGTGCATTGCTCTTTGCTGTTTACCTTGGGGCCGCCGAAGCTGGCGACAGCTTTGGCATCAACAAAAGCTTTCTGGTGCTCTTCATGATCATCATTGGCGGTCTGGGCTCTATCTTTGGCAGCTTTGCTGGGGCGGCCTTTCTGGTCCTGCTGCCAGTGCTGCTGAAAAACGTCCTTGTGGGCGTGCTTGGATGGCCCACTGACATGGCTGCGCATCTTGAATTCATCATTGTTGGGGGGCTGATCATCACATTCCTGATCCTTGAACCCCATGGCCTTGCCCAGCTTTGGCGCGTGGCAAAAGAAAAACTGCGTCTCTGGCCCTTTCCGCACTAA
- a CDS encoding ABC transporter substrate-binding protein — MKLKLATLALGATMAAAPAMADLVFPSLSYRTGPFAAGGIPFADGYADYFTLLNERDGGIGGELTQVPECETAYNTEKGVECYEATKDSGALIYQPLSTGITYQLIPKVTADGIPLHTMGYGRTSAKNGKVFSHVFNYPANYWDGASAGVNHFLEKSGGSLEGKKITLLHFNGAYGREPIPTLEALSEKHGFDFNAIPIDYPGQEQKSQWLQIRRERPDFVLFWGWGVMNQVAIQEAANIRFDMENFMGIWWSGSENDVKPAGDGANGYKALQFHNVGNDYPVFDDIQKYVVDSGKAAGAGDQIGTVLYNRGVYAAFLAAEAAKQAQKANGTSAINAAMMRDAMESLEINAEIMTAAGLPNFGPEFNVTCTNHGGEGMAAVAQWDAGAASWSLISDFAPADASVVGPLIDADSAAYAAENNIEMGCN; from the coding sequence ATGAAATTGAAATTAGCAACCCTAGCGCTTGGCGCAACGATGGCAGCAGCCCCTGCGATGGCTGACCTTGTATTCCCATCGCTCAGCTATCGCACAGGCCCCTTTGCCGCAGGTGGTATTCCATTTGCCGACGGTTATGCAGATTACTTTACGCTGCTCAACGAACGCGATGGCGGCATTGGTGGGGAATTGACCCAGGTGCCAGAATGCGAAACAGCCTATAACACCGAGAAAGGTGTGGAATGCTACGAAGCGACCAAAGATTCCGGCGCTTTGATCTATCAACCCTTGTCCACAGGCATCACCTATCAGCTGATCCCCAAGGTCACCGCAGATGGCATTCCGCTGCACACCATGGGCTATGGCCGGACTTCTGCGAAAAACGGCAAAGTCTTTAGCCACGTGTTCAACTATCCAGCCAACTATTGGGATGGGGCCTCTGCGGGCGTAAACCACTTCCTCGAAAAATCCGGTGGGTCACTCGAAGGCAAAAAGATCACATTGCTGCACTTCAACGGTGCCTATGGCCGCGAGCCAATCCCGACATTGGAAGCATTGTCTGAAAAGCACGGCTTTGATTTCAACGCGATCCCAATTGACTACCCGGGCCAAGAGCAAAAATCTCAGTGGCTGCAAATCCGTCGCGAACGTCCAGATTTCGTTCTGTTCTGGGGCTGGGGCGTCATGAACCAAGTTGCGATCCAAGAGGCGGCTAACATCCGTTTTGACATGGAAAACTTCATGGGCATCTGGTGGTCTGGTTCCGAGAATGACGTGAAACCGGCGGGCGACGGCGCAAACGGCTACAAAGCGCTGCAGTTTCATAACGTTGGCAATGATTATCCAGTATTTGACGATATCCAGAAATATGTTGTGGATAGCGGCAAAGCAGCGGGTGCAGGCGATCAAATCGGGACGGTTTTGTACAACCGTGGCGTCTATGCAGCCTTCCTCGCGGCCGAAGCTGCCAAGCAAGCGCAAAAAGCAAACGGTACGTCTGCCATCAATGCTGCAATGATGCGTGATGCGATGGAAAGCCTTGAAATCAATGCGGAAATCATGACCGCTGCGGGCCTTCCAAACTTTGGTCCAGAATTCAATGTTACCTGCACCAACCACGGTGGTGAAGGCATGGCTGCAGTGGCGCAATGGGATGCCGGTGCTGCCAGCTGGTCGTTGATTTCTGACTTTGCCCCTGCAGACGCCTCTGTAGTTGGGCCGCTGATTGATGCGGACTCCGCAGCATATGCCGCAGAAAACAACATCGAAATGGGCTGCAACTAA
- a CDS encoding phenylacetate--CoA ligase family protein: MRRYFDDLETRSSDARAADLAGALPKQIARVKALAGYAAAFADVDAAEITSADKLASLPVLRKSDIGKAQAKHPPLGGFNAIPVSDFSHIFQSPGSIYEPGKISHDWWRMGRFLHACGIGRGDIVQNCFGYHLTPAGMIFENGAQAVGATVVPAGTGQTELQVQAADAIGATAYAGTPDYLKVILDCADALGTRLAFTKAVVGGGALFPSLRQEYADRGITCLQSYATADLGNIAYETPALDGLVIDEHVIVEIVTPGTGSPVVPGHVGEVVVTSLNPDYPLIRFATGDLSAVLPGQSPCGRTNMRIKGWMGRADQTAKIKGMFVRPEQVAALVERHEDVAKARVIASREGEMDIMTVQLETDVSDSDLYRDSVVGLLKLKGRIELVAPGTLPNDGIVIEDKRKYD, from the coding sequence ATGCGCCGGTATTTTGACGACTTAGAAACCAGATCTTCGGATGCAAGGGCTGCTGATTTGGCAGGTGCTTTGCCCAAACAAATTGCGCGGGTCAAAGCATTGGCGGGCTATGCGGCGGCATTTGCCGATGTGGACGCAGCAGAGATCACCTCTGCGGATAAGCTGGCCTCTTTGCCCGTCTTGCGCAAATCTGACATCGGAAAGGCTCAGGCCAAACACCCACCCCTCGGAGGGTTCAACGCGATTCCAGTTTCGGATTTCTCTCATATCTTCCAGTCTCCTGGGTCGATTTACGAGCCCGGAAAAATCAGCCATGACTGGTGGCGCATGGGGCGGTTCTTGCATGCCTGTGGCATCGGGCGGGGCGATATTGTGCAAAACTGCTTTGGCTATCACCTGACCCCCGCTGGTATGATCTTTGAAAACGGTGCACAGGCTGTCGGGGCCACAGTTGTACCTGCTGGAACAGGCCAAACCGAACTGCAGGTGCAGGCCGCCGACGCTATTGGTGCCACCGCCTATGCAGGCACGCCTGATTACCTAAAAGTAATCTTGGATTGCGCCGATGCGCTTGGGACCCGCTTGGCCTTTACCAAAGCGGTGGTTGGGGGTGGGGCGCTCTTTCCCAGTTTGCGCCAGGAATACGCTGATCGTGGCATCACTTGCCTTCAGTCTTATGCCACCGCCGATTTGGGCAATATCGCCTATGAAACCCCCGCCCTCGACGGGCTTGTGATTGATGAACATGTGATTGTCGAAATCGTCACACCGGGCACTGGATCACCCGTGGTCCCCGGCCACGTTGGCGAAGTTGTGGTCACCAGTTTGAACCCAGATTACCCACTGATCCGTTTTGCCACCGGCGACCTTTCCGCCGTTTTACCGGGGCAAAGCCCCTGCGGCCGCACAAATATGCGCATCAAAGGCTGGATGGGCCGCGCCGATCAAACCGCCAAAATCAAAGGCATGTTTGTGCGCCCCGAGCAGGTTGCCGCCCTAGTAGAGCGGCATGAGGATGTTGCCAAAGCGCGGGTGATTGCCTCACGCGAAGGCGAAATGGATATCATGACCGTGCAACTTGAAACCGATGTCAGTGACAGCGATCTTTATCGCGACAGTGTGGTTGGGCTGCTCAAGCTGAAAGGCCGCATCGAATTGGTTGCTCCAGGGACCCTGCCCAACGATGGCATCGTGATCGAAGACAAGCGCAAATACGACTAA
- a CDS encoding DNA polymerase IV: MPALCRECLNEVPVTRRCPQCGSLRIVAHDELFDLTIAHMDCDAFYASVEKRDNPELADKPVIIGGGKRGVVSTACYVARIRGVRSAMPMFQALKLCPDAVVVRPRMSVYVETSRKIRALMDALTPSVEPLSLDEAFMDLGGTARLHGHPPAVMLARLVKRMKEEIGVTGSIGLSHNKFLAKVASDLDKPQGFAVIGAAETDAFLCDKPVRMIWGVGPAAQEGLERAGIRTFSDLLRWDQRDLSERFGSMGYRLWHLARGQDKRKVSARNPVKSISKETTFFEDTSSVDLLDGHLWRLSEQVADRAKAKGKAGRVVTLKLKRANFSLISRRLSLRDATQMADTIYQTARGLFDQVGNQGPYRLIGVGISDIVDESIADLSGDFLDPKAAQRRKAERATDAIRARFGSDAIQKGRGIR; the protein is encoded by the coding sequence ATGCCAGCCCTGTGCCGCGAATGTTTAAATGAGGTGCCCGTGACGCGCCGCTGTCCACAGTGCGGCAGTCTGCGAATCGTGGCACATGACGAATTGTTTGACCTGACTATTGCACATATGGATTGCGATGCCTTTTACGCAAGCGTGGAAAAGCGCGACAACCCCGAGCTGGCCGACAAGCCGGTGATCATTGGCGGTGGCAAGCGCGGAGTTGTATCAACCGCGTGTTATGTGGCGCGCATTCGCGGGGTCAGGTCGGCGATGCCGATGTTTCAGGCGCTAAAACTGTGCCCGGATGCGGTGGTCGTGCGACCACGCATGTCGGTTTATGTAGAGACCAGCCGCAAAATTCGCGCTTTGATGGACGCGTTGACGCCCTCGGTGGAACCCTTGTCTTTGGACGAGGCTTTTATGGATTTGGGTGGCACGGCGCGGCTCCATGGGCACCCGCCAGCGGTGATGCTGGCGCGTTTGGTGAAACGCATGAAGGAAGAAATTGGGGTGACCGGGTCCATTGGACTGTCGCACAACAAATTTTTGGCCAAAGTCGCCAGCGATCTGGATAAACCCCAGGGGTTTGCGGTGATTGGCGCGGCAGAAACCGATGCGTTTCTGTGCGACAAGCCGGTGCGGATGATCTGGGGCGTCGGACCTGCGGCGCAAGAGGGGCTGGAACGCGCGGGCATTCGCACGTTTTCCGATTTGCTGCGCTGGGATCAACGGGATTTGTCCGAGCGTTTTGGGTCGATGGGCTATCGGCTGTGGCATCTGGCGCGCGGCCAAGACAAACGCAAAGTGTCTGCCCGCAATCCGGTCAAAAGCATCAGCAAGGAAACCACGTTTTTTGAGGACACCAGCAGCGTTGATTTGCTGGATGGCCATCTTTGGCGGCTGAGCGAACAGGTGGCGGACCGCGCCAAAGCCAAGGGAAAAGCCGGCCGCGTGGTGACGCTAAAACTGAAACGGGCAAATTTTTCGCTGATCTCGCGCCGGCTGAGTTTGCGGGATGCCACCCAGATGGCAGACACCATTTATCAGACAGCGCGCGGGCTGTTTGACCAGGTGGGCAACCAGGGCCCTTACCGACTGATTGGGGTTGGAATATCTGACATCGTGGACGAAAGTATTGCTGACCTTAGCGGCGATTTTCTGGACCCAAAGGCCGCGCAACGGCGCAAAGCCGAACGCGCCACCGACGCCATTCGTGCGCGGTTTGGTTCAGATGCAATCCAAAAGGGCCGCGGCATTCGTTAG
- a CDS encoding N-formylglutamate amidohydrolase: MPARAFILDRPAECTSSVVFASPHSGNDYPEWFLKRTILPGLAIRSSEDAFVDRLFDHAPEVGAPFLRAAAPRAFIDYNRSAEELDPALIAGVRKLGNNPRVASGLGVIPRVVANGQPIYRGKLRLEEAEERLNGYWRPYHLALQGLLDDARAQFGQAILIDCHSMPREALDASGGSKARRPQIVLGDRFGASADPRVINGVEAAFVNAGFVVSRNAPFAGAYVTQNYGRPSRNQHAIQVEIDRSLYMDETRITPNANFEAFRQSLRSAIADIVTLGRPLQKLAAE, translated from the coding sequence ATGCCCGCACGCGCCTTTATATTAGACCGCCCAGCCGAATGCACGTCATCGGTGGTTTTTGCGTCGCCACACAGCGGCAATGATTACCCCGAGTGGTTTTTAAAGCGCACTATTTTGCCTGGCCTGGCGATCCGCAGCTCTGAAGATGCCTTTGTAGACAGGCTTTTTGACCATGCTCCCGAGGTTGGTGCCCCGTTTCTAAGGGCCGCAGCACCACGCGCCTTTATCGACTATAATCGCAGCGCAGAAGAGCTGGATCCGGCATTGATCGCAGGCGTGCGAAAATTGGGAAACAACCCGCGCGTGGCCTCGGGTCTTGGGGTGATTCCCCGCGTGGTGGCCAATGGCCAGCCCATCTATCGGGGAAAATTGCGTCTGGAGGAGGCCGAAGAGCGCCTAAATGGCTATTGGCGGCCCTATCATCTGGCACTACAGGGGCTGCTGGATGACGCGCGTGCCCAATTTGGGCAGGCGATTCTGATTGATTGCCATTCCATGCCCCGCGAAGCTTTGGATGCATCCGGCGGGAGTAAGGCCCGGCGGCCGCAAATTGTACTTGGGGACCGTTTTGGGGCCTCGGCTGATCCACGGGTCATCAACGGTGTTGAAGCGGCCTTTGTGAATGCCGGTTTTGTGGTGTCGCGTAATGCACCGTTTGCTGGTGCCTACGTGACCCAAAACTATGGCCGCCCGTCGCGCAACCAGCACGCCATCCAGGTTGAAATCGACCGCTCGCTTTACATGGATGAAACACGCATCACCCCAAATGCCAATTTTGAGGCTTTCCGCCAGTCCCTGCGCAGCGCCATCGCGGACATCGTAACCCTGGGTCGGCCGCTGCAAAAGCTTGCCGCCGAATAA
- a CDS encoding Hint domain-containing protein has translation MPATYTDQFWIIDPYAPPAVGTTLTVQKYEMVDQDDDGDIGSVSTGSTPDTINGLDVTRAYPGDTITVDLAGGGTTTITGTTFYLSDGTQVFTPTDGSVLEDSDLVSTTYVSSTGELDVADLGPPCLVKGTQVDTPMGLIPVENLKAGMSVLGQDGQHLTLRMVLSTELSAARLAENPKLQPICIVSGALGHGLPKRDLKVSRQHRMVVNTPVVSRMFDQPEVLVPAIKLTSLPGIYVDSTASAVTYFHLVFDQHEIIFAEGAATESLYTGPEALKSISPEARSELFALFPDLKRRPKLKIAAARHIPSDSKQKALVNRLAKNQQPVQKDVLPS, from the coding sequence ATGCCCGCGACGTATACAGACCAGTTTTGGATAATTGATCCCTATGCTCCGCCCGCGGTGGGCACCACTTTGACCGTGCAAAAATATGAAATGGTCGACCAGGATGATGACGGTGACATTGGCAGCGTCAGCACAGGATCAACCCCCGATACAATCAACGGGCTGGATGTCACGCGGGCCTATCCCGGCGATACAATCACCGTGGATCTGGCGGGGGGCGGAACCACCACAATAACCGGCACAACCTTCTATCTCTCAGATGGCACCCAGGTGTTCACCCCTACCGACGGCAGTGTCTTAGAGGACTCTGATCTGGTGTCGACAACCTATGTGTCTTCAACCGGCGAATTGGATGTCGCAGACCTCGGGCCACCCTGTTTGGTCAAGGGCACACAGGTTGACACTCCGATGGGTTTGATCCCGGTCGAAAACCTCAAGGCTGGCATGTCTGTGCTGGGCCAAGACGGGCAACACCTGACGCTACGTATGGTGCTTTCCACCGAATTGTCAGCTGCGCGACTGGCGGAAAACCCCAAGCTACAACCGATCTGCATTGTGTCAGGCGCGCTGGGCCATGGCTTGCCAAAACGCGACCTCAAAGTCTCGCGCCAACATCGCATGGTGGTGAATACCCCCGTGGTTTCGCGCATGTTTGATCAGCCCGAAGTGCTTGTGCCCGCAATCAAATTAACCTCTTTGCCCGGCATATATGTCGATAGCACCGCAAGCGCTGTCACCTATTTTCACTTGGTGTTTGATCAGCACGAAATCATCTTTGCCGAAGGTGCGGCCACCGAAAGCCTTTATACTGGTCCCGAGGCTTTGAAATCGATATCGCCAGAGGCCCGAAGCGAGTTGTTTGCGCTGTTTCCTGATCTCAAACGTCGCCCGAAGTTAAAGATCGCCGCGGCGCGCCACATTCCCAGCGATAGCAAACAAAAGGCATTGGTCAATCGCTTGGCCAAAAACCAGCAACCCGTTCAAAAAGACGTGTTGCCAAGTTGA
- a CDS encoding ABC transporter ATP-binding protein: MFDAPPTEENLLEVNNIEVIYNHVILVLKGVSLNVPKGGITALLGGNGAGKTTTLKAISNLLHSERGEVTKGSISYRGKRVQDLDPASLVKTGVIQVMEGRHCFEHLTVEENILTGAYTRTDNRADIQRDLEMVYSYFPRLKERRKSQAGYTSGGEQQMVAMGRALMSRPETILLDEPSMGLAPQLVEQIFEIVKSVNEKEGVSFLLAEQNTNVALRYAHYGYILESGRVVMDGPAADLRENPDVKEFYLGVSEEGRKSFRDVRSYRRRKRWLS, encoded by the coding sequence ATGTTTGACGCGCCCCCAACCGAAGAAAACCTGCTTGAGGTCAACAATATCGAGGTGATTTACAATCACGTTATCCTGGTGCTGAAAGGCGTCAGTCTCAATGTGCCAAAGGGCGGAATCACGGCGCTTTTGGGTGGCAACGGTGCTGGCAAAACCACGACTCTCAAAGCCATTTCTAACCTGCTGCATTCTGAACGCGGAGAGGTGACCAAAGGGTCGATTTCTTATCGTGGCAAACGCGTGCAGGATCTGGATCCCGCATCGCTTGTCAAAACCGGTGTGATTCAGGTCATGGAAGGCCGGCATTGCTTCGAGCATCTGACTGTTGAAGAAAACATTCTGACCGGGGCTTATACCCGCACAGACAATCGCGCCGACATTCAGCGCGATCTGGAAATGGTCTATTCGTATTTCCCACGTCTCAAAGAACGCCGCAAATCCCAAGCGGGCTATACCTCGGGTGGCGAGCAGCAAATGGTTGCTATGGGCCGCGCCTTGATGAGCCGACCGGAAACCATCCTGCTGGACGAGCCGTCCATGGGGTTGGCACCGCAATTGGTTGAACAGATTTTTGAAATTGTGAAATCCGTAAACGAAAAAGAAGGCGTTAGCTTTTTGCTGGCAGAGCAGAACACCAATGTTGCGCTGCGCTATGCCCACTACGGCTATATCCTGGAATCAGGCCGCGTTGTCATGGACGGTCCAGCCGCAGATTTGCGTGAAAACCCCGACGTCAAAGAATTCTACCTTGGCGTTTCCGAAGAAGGCCGCAAATCCTTTCGCGACGTGCGCTCTTACCGTCGCCGCAAACGGTGGCTCAGCTAA
- a CDS encoding peptidoglycan-binding domain-containing protein, translating to MRFLMAALTASLIFAGTAGGARDLALLIDQQDYRYLPDLRNDRALEDLSQDLQQAGFEVTRLKDARLGAMRAALFSTQASAQSEPGRLLIVLRGHVLSDGRDNWLVAQDARRPDGFDIGSKAIALGSMDTTLQAAAGHAVLAVITQPAPLSGLADLTATTQAHPVPQGVTTVFGPQADVVRSLSQLLQPGVTSQEVAQNAGRATIAGFRSRNVAFTPEETPQQPLQDMGELAYWSAVRDIGSKEALDAYLNRYPTGRFVTEARRLISQQISDRETQIQQAEQSLGLNRSQRRNIQKDLNTLGYNTRGVDGVFGPATRSAVAAWQADTGYEAHGYLNLDQLRDLQEFARLRAAELEEEARRRRAIQDARDRAYWQDTGARDTEAGYRSYLREFPNGVYATLARDRLQDIENARRPTQDQLERTAWNTASTQNTERAYQNFLNDFPNGLFAPEAQARLSALRSQASDDEARKRYLRAEQSVVGNSAARLLIETRLSRLGLDPGPVDGNFNEQTRAALRQLQKSRNMQPTGYVNQATMLQLLLGR from the coding sequence ATGCGTTTTCTGATGGCGGCCTTGACCGCAAGTCTTATCTTTGCAGGCACCGCAGGGGGCGCCCGTGACCTGGCGTTGCTCATTGACCAACAGGACTATCGGTATTTGCCTGACCTGCGCAATGACCGTGCCCTAGAGGACCTGTCCCAAGATCTTCAGCAAGCGGGTTTCGAAGTCACCCGCCTGAAGGATGCACGACTTGGTGCCATGCGCGCCGCCTTGTTTTCCACCCAAGCCAGCGCCCAATCGGAACCCGGGCGTTTGTTGATCGTATTGCGCGGTCACGTGCTGAGCGATGGGCGCGACAATTGGCTTGTGGCACAGGACGCTCGCCGTCCGGACGGATTTGACATCGGTAGCAAGGCCATTGCGCTTGGTTCAATGGACACGACGTTGCAGGCTGCGGCGGGGCATGCTGTTCTGGCGGTGATCACCCAGCCAGCTCCGCTCAGTGGGCTGGCGGATCTGACAGCAACCACACAGGCCCACCCGGTGCCTCAGGGAGTCACAACGGTCTTTGGCCCGCAAGCAGATGTTGTGCGGTCTCTTTCGCAATTGCTTCAACCAGGCGTCACTTCGCAAGAGGTCGCGCAAAATGCAGGCCGCGCCACAATCGCCGGTTTCCGGTCGCGCAATGTGGCCTTCACTCCCGAGGAAACGCCACAACAACCTTTGCAAGATATGGGCGAGCTGGCCTATTGGAGTGCTGTGCGAGACATCGGCAGCAAAGAGGCGCTAGATGCCTATTTGAACCGCTATCCGACGGGGCGCTTTGTGACCGAAGCCCGCCGGTTGATATCGCAACAGATTTCAGATCGTGAAACGCAAATTCAACAAGCAGAACAATCTCTTGGCTTGAACCGATCCCAACGCCGCAACATTCAAAAAGACCTCAATACTTTGGGGTATAACACGCGCGGAGTTGACGGGGTGTTTGGCCCTGCCACGCGCAGCGCAGTGGCCGCTTGGCAGGCAGATACGGGCTATGAGGCTCATGGTTATCTCAATTTGGATCAATTGCGCGACCTACAGGAATTTGCCCGCTTGCGCGCCGCAGAACTCGAGGAAGAAGCCCGCCGTCGTCGCGCCATCCAAGACGCCAGAGACCGGGCTTATTGGCAAGATACCGGGGCACGTGACACCGAGGCGGGTTATCGCAGCTATTTGCGTGAGTTCCCCAATGGGGTGTATGCCACCCTGGCGCGGGACCGGCTGCAAGACATCGAAAACGCGCGCCGCCCAACCCAAGATCAGCTGGAACGCACCGCTTGGAACACAGCCAGCACGCAAAACACCGAACGGGCCTATCAAAACTTCCTTAACGATTTTCCAAACGGGCTCTTTGCGCCCGAAGCTCAGGCGCGTTTGTCAGCCCTACGCAGTCAGGCCAGCGATGATGAAGCGCGCAAACGCTATCTGCGCGCCGAGCAATCTGTGGTGGGCAACTCAGCGGCGCGCTTGCTGATTGAAACCCGCCTGTCGCGCCTTGGGCTTGATCCCGGCCCGGTGGACGGCAATTTCAACGAACAGACCCGCGCGGCTTTGCGCCAACTGCAAAAGTCGCGCAATATGCAGCCCACGGGTTATGTCAATCAGGCCACTATGTTGCAGCTGTTGCTGGGGCGATAA
- a CDS encoding branched-chain amino acid ABC transporter permease: MSDQLIFGMEVFLNGLMAGVLYALVALGFVLIYKASGIFNYAQGVMALFSALTLVGIMEGQIPFAHVINAIFGTEIHHFGWHVPGILAIALTMVVMVVLAVCVQKFLFRHLVGQEPIILFMATIGLAYFLEGVGDLMWGSEIKKLDVGLPQGINLVIDEVTAGWFGYGFFIDNLDIVATVIAALLVAALVIFAQYTKQGRAMRAVADDHQAALSVGISLNFIWVMVWSVAGFVALVAGIMWGTKSGVQFSLSLIALKALPVLMLGGFTSIPGAIVGGLIIGVGEKLFEFAIGPLVGGATENWFAYVLALIFLVFRPQGLFGEKIIERV; encoded by the coding sequence ATGTCTGACCAATTAATTTTTGGCATGGAGGTCTTTTTGAATGGCCTCATGGCTGGCGTGCTCTATGCGCTTGTCGCATTGGGCTTTGTCCTGATTTACAAAGCTTCTGGCATCTTTAACTACGCTCAGGGTGTGATGGCGCTGTTCTCGGCACTCACACTCGTGGGGATCATGGAGGGCCAGATCCCCTTTGCCCATGTGATCAATGCGATCTTTGGCACGGAAATCCATCACTTTGGTTGGCATGTCCCCGGCATTCTGGCCATTGCACTGACCATGGTTGTCATGGTGGTGCTGGCGGTTTGTGTGCAAAAATTCCTGTTCCGCCATCTTGTCGGCCAAGAGCCGATCATCTTGTTTATGGCCACCATTGGTCTGGCATACTTTTTGGAAGGTGTCGGTGACCTGATGTGGGGCTCCGAGATCAAAAAGCTGGATGTTGGGCTGCCCCAGGGCATCAACCTGGTGATTGACGAAGTCACCGCTGGTTGGTTCGGCTATGGGTTCTTTATCGACAACCTTGATATCGTGGCGACGGTGATTGCTGCCTTGCTGGTCGCAGCGCTGGTGATCTTTGCGCAATATACCAAGCAAGGCCGCGCCATGCGTGCGGTGGCGGATGACCACCAAGCCGCGCTGTCTGTTGGTATTTCCCTGAACTTCATCTGGGTGATGGTCTGGTCTGTGGCTGGCTTCGTCGCACTGGTGGCCGGCATCATGTGGGGCACAAAGTCAGGCGTTCAGTTCTCGCTCTCTCTGATCGCTCTGAAAGCACTACCCGTTTTGATGCTCGGTGGCTTTACTTCCATCCCTGGCGCGATTGTTGGGGGCTTGATCATCGGGGTTGGCGAGAAACTCTTTGAATTTGCGATTGGCCCATTGGTGGGTGGCGCAACCGAAAACTGGTTCGCTTACGTGCTCGCCCTGATCTTTCTGGTGTTCCGTCCGCAAGGCCTATTTGGGGAGAAGATCATTGAACGCGTCTAG
- the ykgO gene encoding type B 50S ribosomal protein L36: MKVKNSLRSLKQRHRDCRVVRRKGRVYVINKTQPRFKARQG, encoded by the coding sequence ATGAAGGTCAAGAACTCACTCCGCTCGCTCAAGCAGCGTCACCGCGATTGCCGTGTTGTGCGCCGTAAGGGCCGCGTTTACGTCATCAACAAGACGCAACCGCGTTTCAAAGCACGTCAGGGTTAA